The DNA segment TGACACTTGATTATTATGCTTATCAAAATCAGAAAAGTACTATAGATAGCGCTGCCTGCAGGGGACAGGAACTGCATATAGCTTATTTATTAAAAGAAGCGCGCGGTTTAAAAAATAAGGAAAAAAACAAGATACGCGATTTTTGGCAAAAAAGTTTGTCTGTAAAAGATGATCCCTGGGAGGGAACCTCCTTTGATTTTTGCCAAATGCCAGATAGTCTTGCTTTTACTTTAGATACATCTGCCATCGAGTGGTTGCCGCAGTTTAGTTTTGTATTGCAACTACCCTTTAAAATAGATAAACCTTATATCAGCAAAGATGAAAAATCCATTTATATCTTAGAAAATCCGCTGCGCCGTGAAAAGATATTTAAAACACCTATGTTGGCTGCTGCCGGTTGGAAGGGTGCCTTACGGGCAGCCATGGTACAAATGTTAGTTCAGTGGTGGAAACAACTGGACGAATCAGAAAAGAAAAAACGCAGTAATTGCAAGCAATTTGTTTCCTGGCGTCTACAATTGGTAAGATTATTCGGCACAGAGCGAGGAGCAGACATGGACGATGAAAATTACAATAATTATTTGGATAAATTAGGAGGAAAATATCAGAGCAGTTGGTTTCGCCGTTATCTAAGGAGATTTATCTCGCCAAGCGGCTCTATAGCTGGAAGGCTTCAGTTTTACCCCACTTTTTTTAAAGAAACAGCATTAGAAATAATTAATCCCCACGACCGCAAAACAGGCACAAGCATGCGCGGACCGATTTTACTTGAATGCGTCCCGGAAAATACTGAAGGAATTTTTTCTATAGTATATGTGCCTTTTGGACCCTTTGGCATGGATAAGAAAATTCACAAAGAAGCTGTAGTACAAGATTTAATATTTTTAGCAAAGGGAATAAGAGCCATGCTGACAGTGTACGGTTTTGGCGCTAAAACCAGCAGTGGCTTTGGAAAAGCTAAAGAAAGGTTTGCAGGGGAAGGCAGATTATTATTAAAATCAGCACTGTCTTTAAAGGATTTGGAAAGCGATGCTGAATCACAGCGATCTGAAGAATTGCCTCGCTATCTAGAAACAGCTGACAGATTGATTGAAGAACTACGCCGTTCGGATGGAACTTTAAAAGAAGAAGATGAATACCGCCAGTGGCTGGAAAACAATAAACTCAAATACAACAAGAAGCGAAAGCAGCTCTATAGTAAAGCTAAATTGTGGTGGGAGCGAAAGCAGCTTGAAGAAAACAGCTTGCAAGATGTAGCATCCGAACCTGAACCAAGCGCAAAAAAGGAGCCGCTTATAACTGAAATTACTTTTAATACTTTAGATGAATTCTATAACCAGGTTCAACGGTTAGCTACTGCTTTGCGTAAGGGAGGTGCAATGTGAACAATCTGGATATATTGTCAAAGAACCGCAACAACTTACTACTGGCAGAAGCTATAGGATGGCTGCATGATTATTTTAAATGCTCAGACGAGCACTTACTATTTGAGACAAATAATGAAGCAAAAGTAAAGAGTAAAACCGATTTAGTAAACCTTATAATTAGCAATGAAAATTTATTAAAAAATACAACACTATCTTTTCAAATAGATGGCAAGACCATTAGTTCTAAAATTAATTTAATGCTGCATAATTTCTTCAGCAGCGCAGGAATTAATAAGATTTTTGGTAAACCGGTAAAAAAAGACAATAATGATTTTATCGAATACTTATCCCGCTGCCATTATACGGCTCATTTTGATAAGCAAGAGCCACTTAAAGATCCGCGCCGAATCCAAACCTATTCCGGGATAAGAATCAGCTCTCCCTTTGGCTTTGAAAGAAATGTTCCAACTAATTTGACTAAAAAATTAAAGTCTCTACCCTGGAACTATTTAATAAATTATTGCCCAAAGAAACGGGAAATATTGCGACGAGAAATAGAGGAGTTATTTTCTTGTGCTATAGCAGATACCCGCCGCCCTATCAATGAGGTGGACTTGTGGAGCTGGGGCTTATTGGTAGGCTCCTTGTATAAATCTGCTCTAGCAGGCGATTTGCTCAAAGGTGAGATTTTGCCAAAAGAAAAGCTTAAATGGCGGTTGTTAAGTGTAAGAGTAAAAGGCTTAGAATACATGTTAGGCGTAACTCGCATACCGGATTTACTAGCTCGTAAGCGGCTTTTAGAGGATGGATTTGATAGGGTAAAAAAACTATTAGAAGTAGAATATCCGTTAGGAAGTGAAATCTATAGGGATGAGAACGGAAGCATCTATGTAGTTCCTGACTTGGATAATTTATTAGAGATATGTGATGCACAAGGCTATAGTCTGCGAGAATTAATCACAACCGAATTCAAACGAGGAACTTTAAAAAATGATTCTAAGCTTCAAATCGGAGGCGAAATCAAGCCTGATATTCAACTAGAAGATGAAGGCTGGTGGGGTCAAGATCCTGAATTTAGGGAAAAAACTCAGTGGGAAAAGAGTAAAAAATATGGTCAACCTTTAGATGATAAACTACCAAAAATTTGCCCTATTATTTCCTCTACACCGATGTCAAAGCCTGATTTAGATGTTATTGAAGATAACCAGCAGTGGAAGGCAGATGTTTGCACTGTTTGCGGATTGAGACAGCAAGGACCTTCCAAAAAGTCTGCTGAACGATCAATGTGTAATATTTGTGAAAAACGGCGAAGCAATCGTTCTAAGGAATGGGTCACAGAACAGCCAGAAAAAACTATTTGGACAGAAGAAGTAGCCGATGCAAATGGGCGTTTAGCGCTGCTGATGGGTCAGTTTGACCTGACGCATTGGCTCGATGGAACATTCCTAGAGACTATTTTTGTAATTTCTCCCAAGGAATCTAATGACGTTGTTACTAAGACAGCGTCACCAAGCCGATTGCGGCGCATGTGGGAAACAACGCGCCTTTTTTGGCAAGAAGTACAAAAAGACATACCGGCAGAAGCGATCGGAAATGAATTTTCGCGGTTAAAAATTTGCATTGACGGTAAACCGGATTTAGGAGATTTTCATGTTTATTCTTTAGCGCTAGGTCCGACAGAACTGGATATAGTCTGGGTACCTTCACAAGATAAAACTACAGGCTATTTTATTACTGCTGCAAATCTTAGTTACATAGCGCACCAATTAGGGGCAAAAGAGCTAGAGTATAGTAAACCGTCTGATGCTGCTTGGTATGTAAAAAATTATCTTGAGAAGTTATTTATTCAAGAAAAACAAAGCCCAATATTGTCCAGTGCCGAAGAGGACTTAAGCCAAGGTAAGCAAAATCTTCTTGAAGGTAATTACATTACCGAAATTATATATCAAGAAGACAAATACACTCCTGTGATACCTATTTTAGCAGAGCCCTCAACCTTTATGATGCTTGTGCCTGC comes from the Tepidanaerobacter acetatoxydans Re1 genome and includes:
- a CDS encoding RAMP superfamily CRISPR-associated protein, encoding MTLDYYAYQNQKSTIDSAACRGQELHIAYLLKEARGLKNKEKNKIRDFWQKSLSVKDDPWEGTSFDFCQMPDSLAFTLDTSAIEWLPQFSFVLQLPFKIDKPYISKDEKSIYILENPLRREKIFKTPMLAAAGWKGALRAAMVQMLVQWWKQLDESEKKKRSNCKQFVSWRLQLVRLFGTERGADMDDENYNNYLDKLGGKYQSSWFRRYLRRFISPSGSIAGRLQFYPTFFKETALEIINPHDRKTGTSMRGPILLECVPENTEGIFSIVYVPFGPFGMDKKIHKEAVVQDLIFLAKGIRAMLTVYGFGAKTSSGFGKAKERFAGEGRLLLKSALSLKDLESDAESQRSEELPRYLETADRLIEELRRSDGTLKEEDEYRQWLENNKLKYNKKRKQLYSKAKLWWERKQLEENSLQDVASEPEPSAKKEPLITEITFNTLDEFYNQVQRLATALRKGGAM
- a CDS encoding CRISPR-associated protein Csx11 yields the protein MNNLDILSKNRNNLLLAEAIGWLHDYFKCSDEHLLFETNNEAKVKSKTDLVNLIISNENLLKNTTLSFQIDGKTISSKINLMLHNFFSSAGINKIFGKPVKKDNNDFIEYLSRCHYTAHFDKQEPLKDPRRIQTYSGIRISSPFGFERNVPTNLTKKLKSLPWNYLINYCPKKREILRREIEELFSCAIADTRRPINEVDLWSWGLLVGSLYKSALAGDLLKGEILPKEKLKWRLLSVRVKGLEYMLGVTRIPDLLARKRLLEDGFDRVKKLLEVEYPLGSEIYRDENGSIYVVPDLDNLLEICDAQGYSLRELITTEFKRGTLKNDSKLQIGGEIKPDIQLEDEGWWGQDPEFREKTQWEKSKKYGQPLDDKLPKICPIISSTPMSKPDLDVIEDNQQWKADVCTVCGLRQQGPSKKSAERSMCNICEKRRSNRSKEWVTEQPEKTIWTEEVADANGRLALLMGQFDLTHWLDGTFLETIFVISPKESNDVVTKTASPSRLRRMWETTRLFWQEVQKDIPAEAIGNEFSRLKICIDGKPDLGDFHVYSLALGPTELDIVWVPSQDKTTGYFITAANLSYIAHQLGAKELEYSKPSDAAWYVKNYLEKLFIQEKQSPILSSAEEDLSQGKQNLLEGNYITEIIYQEDKYTPVIPILAEPSTFMMLVPADKSLQMTHLIKNKYEREMAKVRDRLPIKLGIIYAERRMPIRSILDAGRAMLSRVFTLETWQVKENDLKSTSEEIKFSIKNKQLLKQKDSTFVWGIPTKMGDKITDDYWYPYFSVELKEGEKRNSTLSNQEIKAKMPLGQAEKEDCQIVYAADLNPGERINLLPSIFDFEFLDTNARRFELYYDQEGRRPCATKPYYLEDIDRFFVMWHGYLKHLSKTQCKQLVTTIETVREQWFGQDDKRISLNDEVFFQFVADTLAGAFWPEEIKWNDIPEYWQRELIRAGVCGELTDLVELHLEILKE